In Nyctibius grandis isolate bNycGra1 chromosome 6, bNycGra1.pri, whole genome shotgun sequence, a single genomic region encodes these proteins:
- the LOC137664827 gene encoding LOW QUALITY PROTEIN: nucleolar protein 56-like (The sequence of the model RefSeq protein was modified relative to this genomic sequence to represent the inferred CDS: inserted 2 bases in 1 codon) has product MVLLHVLFEHAAGYALFAVREVEEISLLLPQVEESVLTLGKFHNVVKLVAFAPFKSAQSALENMNAVSEGILHEDLRLLLETSLPAKKKKALLGVADAKIGAAILEELGYQCQTGGVVAEILRGIRLHFHALVKGLTAQSASKAQLGLGHSYSRAKVKFNVNRVDNMIIQSISLLDQLDKDINTFSMRVREWYGYHFPELIKIVSENYTYCRLAKFIGNRRELSEESLEGLEEIVMDGAKAQAILEASRSSMGMDISPLDLINIESFSSRVISLSEYRRGLQEYLRSKMSQVAPSLSALIGEVVGARLISHAGSLTNLAKYPASTVQILGAEKALFRALKTRGNTPKYGLIFHSTFIGRAAAKNKGRISRYLANKCTIASRIDCFSEVPTSVFGDKLREQVEERLAFYETGQXPRKNLEVMKEAVVEAGEVVAEVKRKQEKKEKKRKKREKRRREALAAAAEEAAEDAVMETEENDVEPKKKKKKKKQEVEAAPEPEENGLEEEEEEEALPKKKRKLVVEAEEEEEEEEKKKKKKKKKEKARDVEED; this is encoded by the exons atG GTGCTGCTGCACGTGCTGTTCGAGCACGCGGCCGGGTACGCGCTGTTCGCCGTGCGGGAGGTGGAGGAGATCAGCCTGCTGCTGCCGCAG GTGGAGGAGAGCGTCCTCACCCTCGGCAAGTTCCACAACGTGGTGAAGCTCGTGGCCTTCGCCCCCTTCAAGTCGGCCCAGAGCGCGCTGGAGAACATGAACGCCGTGTCCGAGG ggatCCTCCACGAGGACCTGCGGCTGCTCCTGGAGACCTCCCTGCCGGCCAAGAAGAAGAAGGCGCTGCTGGGAGTGGCCGACGCCAAGATCGGGGCGGCCATCCTGGAGGAGCTGGGCTACCAGTGCCAGACCGGGGGCGTCGTGGCCGAGATCCTGCGGG GGATCCGCCTGCACTTCCACGCGCTGGTGAAGGGCCTCACCGCCCAGTCGGCCTCCAAGGCCCAGCTGGGCCTGGGCCACAGCTACTCCCGGGCCAAGGTGAAGTTCAACGTGAACCGCGTGGACAACATGATCATCCAGTCCATCAGCCTCCTGGACCAGCTGGACAAGGACATCAACACCTTCTCCATGCGCGTGCG CGAGTGGTACGGGTACCACTTCCCCGAGCTGATCAAGATCGTCTCGGAGAACTACACGTACTGCCGGCTGGCCAAGTTCATCGGGAACCGGCGGGAGCTGAGCGAGGAGAGcctggaggggctggaggagatCGTCATGGACGGCGCCAAGGCACAGGCCATCCTGGAGGCCTCCCGCTCCTCCATGG GGATGGACATCTCCCCCCTCGACCTCATCAACATCGAGAGCTTCTCCAGCCGCGTCATCTCGCTGTCCGAGTACCGCCGGGGCCTGCAGGAGTACCTCCGCTCCAAGATGAGCCAGGTGGCCCCCAGCCTCTCGGCCCTCATCGGGGAGGTG GTGGGCGCCCGCCTCATCTCGCACGCCGGCAGCCTGACGAACCTGGCCAAGTACCCGGCCTCGACGGTGCAGATCCTGGGGGCCGAGAAAGCCCTCTTCAG GGCGCTGAAGACGCGAGGGAACACGCCCAAGTACGGGCTCATCTTCCACTCCACCTTCATCGGGCGCGCGGCCGCCAAGAACAAGGGCCGCATCTCGCGCTACCTGGCCAACAAGTGCACCATCGCCTCCCGCATCGACTGCTTCTCGG AGGTGCCCACCAGCGTCTTCGGGGACAAGCTGCGTGAGCAGGTGGAGGAGCGCTTGGCCTTCTACGAGACGGGGCA CCCCCGCAAGAACCTGGAGGTGATGAAGGAGGCCGTGGTGGAG GCCGGCGAGGTGGTGGCCGAGGTGAAGAGGaagcaggagaagaaggagaagaagaggaagaagagggagaagcggcggcgggaggcccTGGCTGCGGCGGCGGAGGAGGCGGCGGAGGACGCGGTGATGGAGACGGAG GAGAACGACGTGGAGcccaagaagaagaagaaaaagaagaagcaGGAGGTGGAGGCTGCCCCAGAGCCGGAGGAGAacgggctggaggaggaggaggaggaggaagccttgcctaagaagaaaaggaaactggTGGTagaggctgaggaggaggaggaagaggaggagaagaaaaagaaaaagaagaagaagaaggagaaggccAGGGACGTGGAGGAGGACTAG
- the VAX2 gene encoding ventral anterior homeobox 2, which translates to MTPAAARAEGQMQLDAKGTIREIVLPKGLDLDRPKRTRTSFTAEQLYRLELEFQRCQYVVGRERTELARQLNLSETQVKVWFQNRRTKQKKDQSRDSEKRSSATSESFATCNILRLLEQGRLLSVPAPPSLLSPTSNPMATPTGHGADPSPGLSGGSSPPGPGAFSLQVPSLSSSSSSSSSPRLPAAPLCFGGPLLGSLHDLPGAYGLGASAFEPYTRLERKDTSIPSKKPSP; encoded by the exons ATGACGCCGGCAGCAGCGAGGGCGGAGGGGCAgatgcagctgg atgCCAAAGGGACGATCCGGGAGATCGTGCTCCCCAAGGGGCTGGACCTGGACCGGCCGAAGCGCACGCGGACATCCTTCACGGCCGAGCAGCTCTACCGCCTGGAGCTGGAGTTCCAGCGCTGCCAGTACGtggtgggcagggagaggacGGAGCTAGCGAGGCAGCTCAACCTCTCCGAGACCCAG gtCAAGGTCTGGTTCCAGAACCGCCGCACCAAGCAGAAGAAGGACCAGAGCAGGGACTCTGAGAAACGCTCCTCCGCCACCTCCGAGTCCTTCGCCACCTGCAACATCCTCCGGCTCCTCGAGCAAGGCCGGCTCCTCTCCGTCCcggccccccccagcctcctctcccccacctccaACCCCATGGCTACCCCGACGGGACACGGAGCCGacccctccccagggctcagcgGTGGGagcagccccccggggccgggagcCTTCAGCCTGCAGgtcccttctctctcttcctcctcctcctcctcgtcgtCGCCCCGGCTGCCGGCCGCCCCGCTGTGTTTCGGGGGGCCgctcctgggcagcctgcaCGACCTCCCGGGTGCTTACGGACTGGGCGCTTCTGCTTTCGAGCCTTACACGCGCCTGGAGAGGAAGGACACTTCTATACCCAGCAAGAAGCCGAGCCCTTAA